Proteins encoded in a region of the Halarcobacter mediterraneus genome:
- the folE gene encoding GTP cyclohydrolase I FolE yields the protein MSKELEFENSVKNILEYIGEDVNREGLEKTPSRVRKAFEFMCGGYKQDPKEIINQALFTSTNDEMVVIKDIEFYSMCEHHMLPIIGKAHIAYIPDGKVVGLSKIPRIVDVFARRLQIQEQMTEQICDALHEALNPKGVAVMIDARHMCMEMRGVEKICSTTVTSALRGLFKREKTTKDEFLSIVAQSLHK from the coding sequence ATGAGTAAAGAGTTAGAATTTGAAAACTCTGTTAAAAATATTTTAGAATACATCGGGGAAGATGTAAACAGAGAAGGATTAGAAAAGACTCCAAGTAGAGTAAGAAAAGCTTTTGAGTTTATGTGTGGAGGATATAAACAAGACCCAAAAGAGATTATAAATCAAGCACTTTTCACAAGTACAAATGATGAAATGGTAGTAATAAAAGATATTGAGTTTTATTCAATGTGTGAACATCATATGTTACCAATTATTGGAAAAGCTCATATTGCATATATTCCAGATGGAAAAGTTGTAGGGCTTAGTAAAATACCAAGGATAGTAGATGTATTCGCTAGAAGACTTCAAATACAAGAGCAAATGACTGAACAAATTTGTGATGCCCTTCATGAGGCTTTAAATCCAAAAGGTGTTGCTGTTATGATAGATGCAAGGCATATGTGTATGGAAATGAGAGGAGTTGAAAAAATCTGTTCAACAACTGTTACTTCTGCACTTAGAGGATTATTTAAAAGAGAAAAGACAACAAAAGATGAGTTTCTATCAATAGTAGCTCAATCTTTACATAAGTAG
- the clpP gene encoding ATP-dependent Clp endopeptidase proteolytic subunit ClpP yields MSYIPYVVEKSGRGERSYDIYSRLLKDRIIMLSGEVNDQVASTIVAQLLFLEAEDPDKDIYLYINSPGGVITSGMSIYDTMNYIKPDVCTICIGQAASMGAFLLSSGVKGKRYSLPNSRIMIHQPLGGAQGQATDIQIQAKEIQRMKDDLNRMISEQTGQPLEVIEKDTDRDNFMSATEACNYGLIDEVISSHK; encoded by the coding sequence ATGAGTTATATACCATATGTAGTTGAGAAAAGTGGAAGAGGGGAAAGAAGTTATGATATTTATTCAAGACTTCTTAAAGATAGAATCATCATGTTAAGTGGTGAAGTTAATGATCAAGTAGCATCAACAATTGTTGCACAATTGTTATTTTTAGAAGCAGAAGATCCAGATAAAGATATCTATTTATACATTAACTCTCCAGGTGGAGTAATTACAAGTGGTATGTCAATTTATGATACTATGAATTATATTAAACCTGATGTTTGTACTATTTGTATAGGACAAGCAGCTTCAATGGGAGCATTTTTATTATCTTCAGGAGTAAAAGGTAAGAGATATTCTTTACCAAACTCTAGAATCATGATTCACCAACCTTTAGGTGGTGCTCAAGGTCAAGCAACTGATATTCAGATTCAAGCTAAAGAGATTCAAAGAATGAAAGATGATTTAAATAGAATGATATCAGAGCAAACTGGTCAACCATTAGAAGTAATTGAAAAAGATACAGATAGAGATAATTTTATGAGTGCAACAGAAGCTTGCAATTATGGTTTAATTGATGAAGTAATTTCAAGTCATAAGTAA
- a CDS encoding YifB family Mg chelatase-like AAA ATPase, whose protein sequence is MKIIKSASLTNIEANEVLVESTFTKGLPSFTIVGLPSDHIKESKDRTKSALLTNDYKFPPKKITINLAPSEIKKTGTHFDLPIALLIALYEEKNINFENIHIFGELSLNGEIKDSTSIFPIILSLAKQEIVKEVLVCEKSAQKISKIPNIKIYCVKNLFEAIEFFSKKNKNDFLYKKENLEYEKININNKDFYYEQKYPSDFLDIKGQENAINAALIAAAGNHNILLEGSPGCGKSMIAKRLPYIMAPMSLDEILEIAKLQSLDLKEPDFRPIRVSRNPHCSSTKASIMGSSNSLGEVALANVGLLFFDEIPHFPGSILESLREPLEDNCLLISRANSKIKYETKFLFVAAMNPCPCGNLLSKTKNCRCSELEIKRYKSKLSEPFLDRIDLCVVMNETNIDDKSIVDSKTLHNKVIEAFKMQILRGQKNLNGKLDDEEIKKFCILTNESQELLRKATQNFDMSFRSINKVLKVSRTIADLDGSSDIKKEHLLKSLGYRRR, encoded by the coding sequence ATGAAAATAATAAAATCTGCAAGTCTTACAAATATTGAAGCAAATGAAGTTTTAGTTGAATCTACTTTTACTAAAGGTTTACCAAGTTTCACAATAGTTGGTTTACCTTCTGATCATATAAAAGAGTCAAAAGATAGAACTAAATCTGCACTTTTAACAAATGACTATAAATTTCCTCCTAAAAAAATTACTATTAATCTAGCTCCAAGTGAAATTAAAAAAACAGGAACACATTTTGATTTACCAATTGCACTTTTAATTGCTTTATATGAGGAAAAGAATATTAATTTTGAAAATATACATATTTTTGGTGAATTATCTTTAAATGGTGAGATTAAAGATAGTACAAGTATCTTTCCTATAATTTTATCTTTGGCTAAACAAGAGATAGTAAAAGAAGTTCTAGTTTGCGAGAAAAGTGCTCAAAAAATATCAAAAATTCCAAATATAAAAATATATTGTGTTAAAAACTTATTTGAGGCAATAGAGTTTTTTAGTAAGAAAAATAAAAATGATTTTTTGTACAAAAAAGAAAATCTTGAATATGAAAAGATTAATATAAATAATAAAGATTTTTATTATGAACAGAAATATCCAAGTGATTTTCTTGATATTAAAGGACAAGAAAATGCTATAAATGCAGCATTAATTGCAGCAGCAGGCAATCACAATATTTTGTTAGAGGGAAGTCCTGGTTGTGGAAAATCAATGATTGCAAAGAGGTTGCCATATATAATGGCACCAATGAGTCTAGATGAAATTTTAGAAATTGCAAAACTGCAATCTTTGGATTTAAAAGAACCTGATTTTAGACCAATTAGAGTTTCTAGAAATCCTCATTGTTCTTCTACAAAAGCTTCAATTATGGGAAGTAGTAATAGTTTGGGAGAAGTTGCATTAGCAAATGTAGGATTACTTTTTTTTGATGAAATACCTCATTTCCCTGGTTCCATTTTAGAATCATTAAGAGAACCTTTAGAAGATAATTGTTTGTTAATAAGTAGAGCTAATTCTAAAATAAAATATGAAACAAAATTTTTATTTGTCGCTGCTATGAACCCTTGTCCTTGTGGTAACCTTCTATCAAAAACAAAAAATTGTAGATGTTCCGAACTAGAAATAAAAAGATATAAAAGTAAATTAAGTGAACCTTTCTTAGATAGAATAGACCTTTGTGTAGTAATGAATGAAACTAATATTGATGATAAATCAATAGTTGATTCTAAAACTTTACATAATAAAGTTATTGAAGCTTTTAAAATGCAAATTTTAAGAGGACAAAAGAATTTAAATGGGAAACTAGATGATGAAGAGATAAAAAAATTTTGTATTCTAACAAATGAATCTCAAGAGCTGTTAAGAAAAGCAACACAAAATTTTGATATGTCCTTTAGATCTATTAATAAAGTTCTAAAAGTTTCAAGAACAATTGCAGATTTAGATGGAAGTTCTGATATAAAAAAAGAACATCTTCTTAAATCTTTAGGATATAGAAGAAGATAG
- a CDS encoding type II secretion system F family protein has translation MTYYIKYQENGKIKTKVLEEEQYHKKNLPNNIIEIKKKNITNQSLFTQNKRISNKELINSLYELNLMLEANLLLDDALEILIENTKKDNIKEFFRKLKFAFSNYLDVNKSLKEFKVDFLVKSLFKITQDNGNIKENISILYEILNEEYETRKELKKVFAYPFILLISFFLALYAIFKVVVPKFEYMFTQNDIPLSFATKVLFQLKYFFENYSLIFLVLFSFFIFLIYIMYKNNLKVRYFIQKFIFLKIPILSAIYRYQQFYRYFTVINSLLNSKYEFYETLNKSKSLISNKYFLDRITKIDNLLKSGKSISYSFSKVEIFDDIVLNIIKTAEKTNSLTKVSFDIKNIYKKRFTEKVKFFSLFIEPAFFILIMGLIIWIVLAIFVPLWSMSDILKV, from the coding sequence ATGACTTATTATATAAAATATCAAGAAAATGGGAAAATAAAAACAAAAGTTTTAGAAGAAGAACAGTATCATAAAAAGAATTTACCCAATAATATTATTGAAATAAAAAAGAAAAATATAACAAATCAAAGTCTTTTTACTCAAAATAAAAGAATATCAAATAAAGAATTAATAAATAGTTTATATGAATTAAATCTAATGTTAGAAGCCAATTTATTGTTAGATGATGCTCTTGAAATTTTAATTGAGAATACAAAAAAAGATAATATAAAAGAATTTTTTAGAAAACTGAAATTTGCTTTTTCAAATTATCTAGATGTAAATAAAAGCTTAAAAGAGTTTAAAGTTGATTTTTTAGTAAAATCTTTATTTAAAATTACTCAAGACAATGGAAATATAAAAGAGAATATAAGTATTTTATATGAAATTTTAAATGAAGAATATGAAACTAGAAAAGAGTTGAAAAAGGTTTTTGCTTATCCTTTTATTTTATTAATCTCTTTTTTTCTAGCTTTATATGCAATTTTTAAAGTTGTAGTTCCTAAGTTTGAATATATGTTTACACAAAATGATATACCACTTTCTTTTGCAACAAAAGTTTTATTTCAATTGAAATATTTTTTTGAAAATTACTCTTTGATTTTTTTAGTTCTTTTCTCTTTTTTTATATTTTTAATTTATATTATGTATAAAAACAATTTAAAAGTAAGATACTTTATTCAAAAGTTTATATTCTTAAAAATACCTATTTTAAGTGCCATATATAGATATCAACAATTTTATAGATATTTTACTGTCATAAATAGCTTATTAAATAGTAAATATGAATTTTATGAAACTTTGAATAAGTCTAAATCTTTAATAAGTAACAAATATTTTTTAGATAGAATTACAAAAATTGATAATCTACTAAAAAGTGGGAAAAGTATAAGTTATAGTTTTTCTAAGGTTGAAATATTTGATGATATCGTTTTAAATATCATAAAAACAGCTGAGAAAACTAACTCTTTGACTAAAGTAAGTTTTGATATTAAAAATATCTATAAGAAGAGATTTACAGAAAAAGTAAAATTCTTTTCTTTATTTATTGAACCTGCCTTTTTTATTTTAATTATGGGTTTAATAATTTGGATAGTTTTAGCAATCTTTGTTCCCCTTTGGAGTATGAGCGATATTTTAAAAGTATAA
- a CDS encoding L,D-transpeptidase family protein: MKKVILLLFLSYTWLVSDLVDLYRNEGLDAVKRELEKELLKKEYWQNYLANKNVEYGYYESKKYLIIAQKKTKELKVFKVEKDDYDLLLEDDIIVGEKEGDKQIEGDLKTPEGAYLLTKKLTKLDQFYGPLALVTSYPNTFDKALNKNGHGIWIHGMPLNQEREKYTQGCIALDNAQLEKIDETISHEKSILLISNEDLKKANKEEISTILAAIYKWRDAWKKSDLEEYLNFYDESFKNDRGMSFEKFSKYKKRIFDKKEEKKIIFSNINIAPYPNSLNKQMYKVIMDEDYQTKYYTFVGKKELYIELKDDKVKILSEG; encoded by the coding sequence ATGAAAAAAGTAATTCTTCTTTTATTTTTATCGTATACATGGTTAGTTTCAGACCTAGTTGACCTTTATAGAAATGAAGGTTTAGATGCAGTAAAAAGAGAACTTGAGAAAGAACTTCTTAAAAAAGAGTACTGGCAGAATTATTTAGCCAATAAAAATGTAGAATATGGATATTATGAATCTAAAAAGTATCTTATCATAGCACAAAAAAAGACAAAAGAACTAAAAGTATTTAAAGTGGAAAAAGATGATTATGATTTATTATTAGAAGATGATATTATTGTAGGAGAAAAAGAGGGTGATAAACAAATTGAAGGGGATTTAAAAACTCCAGAGGGTGCATATTTACTAACAAAAAAACTTACAAAGTTAGATCAATTTTATGGACCTCTTGCCCTTGTTACATCTTATCCAAATACTTTTGATAAGGCTTTAAATAAAAATGGACATGGAATTTGGATTCATGGAATGCCTTTAAATCAAGAAAGGGAAAAATATACACAAGGTTGTATTGCTTTAGATAATGCTCAATTGGAAAAAATTGATGAGACTATTTCCCATGAAAAATCTATTTTATTGATTAGTAATGAAGATCTAAAAAAAGCTAATAAAGAAGAAATAAGTACAATTTTAGCTGCTATTTATAAGTGGCGAGATGCTTGGAAAAAATCAGATTTAGAAGAATATTTAAACTTTTATGATGAGTCTTTCAAAAATGATAGAGGAATGTCTTTTGAAAAATTTTCTAAATATAAAAAGAGAATTTTTGATAAAAAAGAAGAAAAAAAGATTATATTCTCAAATATAAATATAGCTCCTTATCCAAATTCATTAAACAAGCAAATGTATAAAGTTATTATGGATGAAGATTATCAAACAAAATATTATACTTTTGTAGGAAAAAAAGAGTTATATATTGAATTAAAAGATGATAAGGTAAAGATACTTTCAGAAGGTTAA
- the era gene encoding GTPase Era, with protein sequence MTKCGYVSVVGRPNAGKSSLLNWLVGEKIAMVSHKANATRKRSNIIVMHEDDQIVFVDTPGIHETEKLLNQFMLDEALKAIGDCDLILFLAPITDKLTHYENFLEKNKKNTKHILLLTKIDNVSNKEVLEKMQEYEQYSSKYEAIIPVSIKKQTKHGDILDVVVKYLPEHPYLYDPEIMTTEHLRDIFKEFIRESIFDNISDEIPYETDVIINRVEEKKDLDVVKATIVVQKSTQKGMIIGKGATAIKRIGKDARIKIEKLTGRKCYLELFVSIKKGWTKDKKGLKELGYDVTF encoded by the coding sequence ATGACAAAATGTGGTTATGTATCTGTAGTTGGAAGACCAAATGCAGGAAAAAGTTCACTACTAAATTGGCTTGTAGGTGAAAAAATTGCAATGGTTTCACATAAAGCAAATGCTACAAGAAAAAGATCAAATATAATTGTAATGCATGAAGATGACCAAATAGTATTTGTAGATACTCCAGGTATCCATGAAACAGAAAAGTTATTAAATCAGTTTATGCTAGATGAGGCTTTAAAAGCTATTGGTGATTGTGATTTGATTTTATTCCTAGCTCCTATTACTGATAAATTAACTCATTATGAAAACTTTTTGGAAAAGAATAAGAAAAATACAAAACATATTTTACTTCTTACAAAAATTGATAATGTATCAAATAAAGAAGTTCTTGAAAAAATGCAAGAATATGAACAATATTCTTCAAAATATGAAGCTATTATCCCTGTATCAATAAAAAAACAAACTAAGCATGGAGATATACTTGATGTGGTAGTAAAATATTTACCTGAACATCCTTATTTATATGATCCAGAAATTATGACAACAGAACATTTAAGAGATATTTTTAAAGAGTTTATTAGAGAGTCTATCTTTGATAATATTTCAGATGAAATTCCTTATGAAACGGATGTAATTATAAATAGAGTTGAAGAGAAAAAAGATTTAGATGTAGTTAAAGCAACAATAGTTGTACAAAAATCAACTCAAAAGGGAATGATTATAGGAAAAGGTGCAACAGCAATTAAAAGAATTGGTAAAGATGCAAGAATAAAAATAGAAAAACTTACTGGAAGAAAATGTTATTTAGAACTTTTTGTTTCAATCAAAAAAGGTTGGACAAAAGATAAAAAAGGTTTAAAAGAATTAGGTTACGATGTAACTTTCTAA
- the mgtE gene encoding magnesium transporter — protein MLEEQVISNAEELLKKIEELHPSDIAYSLKRINKENHELFFNTIKQIPDELLGEVILELPDYLREDVYEELSIEKLTDAVEELESDDATDIIQEIEEIDENKAKEVIDGLEEEDQEEINWLKRYDQDEAGSYMQTELFSANLKETIQFSINRLREGKESDELVNIHQVFIVNDDKKLIASILLEDLIIFDFSKTYEEIINSHEENKFKPFIVQDNDDIDYVAKQFEKYDLSVVAVTGFQGMLMGRITADDILDVIEENATEQMYQLAGVDEEFEQDDNLLTIAKKRGFWLFLNLGTAILASLVIGLFDDTIQSYVALAILMPIVASMGGNAGTQTLAVMVRQLALGDIDFDNSKDAIKKEVFISIVNGFVFALIIGLIAWAWFDKTMLGVVIAMSMVINLFSAGFFGAVIPLLLKKFDIDPAIGSTVLLTTVTDIVGFFSFLMLAKIILL, from the coding sequence ATGTTAGAAGAGCAAGTTATATCAAATGCAGAAGAACTTCTAAAAAAAATTGAAGAGCTTCATCCTAGTGATATTGCTTACTCTTTAAAAAGAATTAATAAAGAAAATCACGAACTTTTTTTTAATACTATAAAACAAATTCCCGATGAACTTTTAGGGGAAGTAATTTTAGAACTTCCTGATTATTTAAGGGAAGATGTATACGAAGAACTATCAATTGAAAAACTTACTGATGCAGTTGAAGAACTTGAATCAGATGATGCTACAGATATTATTCAAGAAATTGAAGAGATTGATGAAAATAAAGCAAAAGAAGTCATTGATGGTTTAGAAGAAGAAGACCAAGAAGAAATTAACTGGCTAAAAAGATATGATCAAGATGAAGCTGGTTCATATATGCAAACAGAACTTTTTTCTGCAAATTTAAAAGAGACTATTCAATTCTCAATTAATAGACTTAGAGAAGGTAAAGAAAGTGATGAGCTAGTTAATATTCATCAAGTTTTCATTGTAAATGATGATAAAAAACTTATTGCTTCAATTTTACTTGAAGATTTGATTATTTTTGATTTTTCAAAAACTTATGAAGAGATTATCAATTCCCATGAAGAAAATAAATTTAAACCTTTTATAGTCCAAGATAATGATGACATTGATTATGTAGCAAAACAGTTTGAAAAATATGATTTATCAGTTGTTGCAGTTACAGGATTTCAAGGTATGTTAATGGGAAGAATTACAGCTGATGATATTTTAGATGTAATTGAAGAAAATGCAACGGAACAAATGTATCAATTAGCAGGGGTAGATGAAGAGTTTGAACAAGATGATAATTTACTTACTATTGCTAAAAAAAGAGGTTTTTGGCTATTTCTTAATTTAGGAACTGCTATTTTAGCTTCTTTAGTAATTGGACTTTTTGATGATACAATTCAATCTTATGTTGCACTTGCAATTTTAATGCCTATTGTTGCATCAATGGGAGGAAATGCAGGAACTCAAACCTTAGCCGTAATGGTAAGGCAGTTAGCTTTAGGAGATATTGATTTTGATAATAGTAAAGATGCTATAAAAAAAGAAGTTTTTATCTCCATAGTAAATGGTTTTGTTTTTGCACTTATTATAGGTCTTATTGCTTGGGCATGGTTTGATAAAACAATGTTAGGTGTTGTTATTGCAATGTCAATGGTAATTAACCTTTTTAGTGCAGGTTTTTTTGGAGCTGTAATTCCTCTACTTCTTAAAAAGTTTGATATTGACCCAGCTATTGGAAGTACTGTTTTACTTACAACAGTGACAGATATTGTTGGTTTTTTTAGCTTTTTAATGCTAGCAAAAATAATATTACTATAA
- a CDS encoding peptidoglycan DD-metalloendopeptidase family protein, translated as MKRIILLLFMFLNSIVVAQEVQELKWQRGESFLTFLDHYNIPQSLYFDLEKEDKELCSEIRAGINYHLLLNEDNTLKQVLIPVSEDIQLHVSKQKDGNYKFQTLPISYDEFEETLVISTTSSPYLDIMKKTNNKNLANELIRAFKSSVDFRSMQKGDFVVINYKQKIRLGKYFGQPEIVAAMVQVNRDNHFIFRHERDGQYYNLEGKSLTNFTFMTPVRYKRISSKFQKRRYHPVLKRYRAHLGVDYAAPTGTKVKAAADGRITFRGRKGGYGNTVIVQHKNGLRTLYAHLYKFKGGLRVGSRVKKGQLIAYVGSTGLSTGPHLHLGLYRNGVAIDPLRIIKVTKNKLKGKEKRVFLQYAKTLSNRLQNKTKNINDLIPTKLEDMISSTPIKIRNI; from the coding sequence GTGAAGAGAATTATTTTATTATTATTTATGTTTTTAAATTCAATTGTAGTTGCCCAAGAGGTTCAAGAGTTAAAGTGGCAAAGAGGAGAATCTTTTTTAACTTTTCTTGACCATTATAATATTCCTCAATCCCTTTATTTCGACTTAGAAAAAGAAGATAAAGAATTATGTTCAGAGATTAGAGCAGGTATAAATTATCATTTATTATTAAATGAAGACAATACTTTAAAACAAGTATTAATTCCTGTTTCAGAAGATATTCAATTACATGTATCAAAACAAAAGGATGGAAATTATAAGTTTCAAACTTTACCTATTTCATATGATGAATTTGAAGAAACTTTAGTTATAAGTACAACAAGCTCTCCCTATCTTGATATTATGAAAAAAACAAACAATAAAAATCTTGCAAATGAACTTATCCGTGCATTTAAATCAAGTGTAGACTTTAGAAGTATGCAAAAAGGTGATTTTGTTGTAATAAACTATAAACAAAAAATAAGATTAGGTAAATATTTTGGACAACCTGAAATAGTGGCAGCAATGGTACAAGTTAATAGAGATAATCATTTTATTTTCAGACATGAAAGAGATGGTCAATATTATAACTTAGAGGGTAAAAGCTTGACAAATTTTACATTTATGACTCCTGTAAGATATAAAAGAATTTCAAGTAAATTTCAAAAAAGAAGATATCATCCTGTTTTAAAAAGATATAGAGCTCACCTAGGAGTAGATTACGCTGCACCAACAGGAACAAAGGTAAAAGCAGCAGCAGACGGAAGAATTACTTTTAGAGGAAGAAAAGGTGGGTATGGAAATACTGTTATTGTTCAACATAAAAATGGATTAAGAACTTTATATGCGCACTTATATAAATTTAAAGGTGGATTAAGAGTTGGGAGTCGAGTAAAAAAAGGTCAACTAATAGCTTATGTTGGAAGTACAGGACTTAGTACAGGTCCTCATTTACACTTAGGTTTATACAGAAATGGTGTTGCAATTGATCCATTAAGAATCATAAAAGTAACAAAAAATAAACTAAAAGGAAAAGAAAAAAGAGTATTTTTGCAATATGCTAAAACGTTATCAAATAGACTGCAAAATAAGACTAAAAATATTAATGACTTAATACCTACAAAACTCGAAGATATGATTTCAAGTACTCCTATTAAAATTAGGAATATTTAA
- a CDS encoding GspE/PulE family protein — protein MKLFENLIDYSFVSTFDIGLLRENLVIPIKNNGIYIKCFTCEESNLNNLNFSSIIEEVFLSKNEIEFFLSDIDTRISFFNYSEELVKIADVNPILVKEFFSKFLNKALVLRSSDIHFETLKESMSIRFRIDGELKLFYLFNKSFFSILSSYIKMLSKLDVTIIRNPQDGRFSFNNMDFRVSTMPTINGESIVIRVLDNLDVAKDFSSLGFSSHILKDLKNILTLKEGLVLITGPTGSGKSTTLYSIIKELNSEDKKIITVEDPVEYKIEQVQQVNVNESLNLDFQTILRNILRQDPDVILIGEIRDSYSLRIALQASLTGHLVLASIHANSSIDTVSRLLDLNADNYLLASTLKYIISQRLILKLCEYCKGTTCEKCNYKGFYGRTNIAESLKIDEAIKKILVEKKSTIHIKEYLENKNYKTILDDGLAKVSLGLSTEKELFKVVNLQ, from the coding sequence ATGAAGCTTTTTGAAAATCTTATTGATTATAGTTTTGTAAGTACTTTTGATATTGGCTTATTAAGAGAAAATTTAGTGATACCAATAAAGAATAATGGTATTTATATAAAATGTTTTACTTGTGAAGAGTCAAATTTGAATAATTTGAACTTCTCTTCAATAATTGAAGAAGTTTTTTTATCAAAAAATGAAATAGAGTTTTTTTTAAGTGATATTGATACTAGAATATCTTTTTTTAATTATAGTGAAGAGTTGGTAAAAATAGCAGATGTAAATCCAATTTTAGTAAAGGAGTTTTTTTCAAAATTTTTAAATAAAGCTTTGGTTCTTAGAAGCAGTGATATTCATTTTGAAACTTTAAAAGAATCTATGTCAATAAGATTTAGAATTGATGGTGAGCTGAAACTTTTTTATCTATTTAATAAATCCTTTTTCTCTATTTTAAGTTCTTATATAAAAATGCTTTCAAAACTTGATGTGACAATTATAAGAAATCCTCAAGATGGAAGATTTAGTTTTAACAATATGGATTTTAGAGTCTCAACAATGCCAACGATAAATGGAGAATCAATTGTTATTAGAGTTTTGGATAATCTTGATGTAGCAAAAGACTTTTCATCTTTAGGTTTTTCTTCTCATATATTAAAAGATTTAAAAAATATTTTAACTTTAAAAGAAGGATTGGTTTTAATTACTGGGCCTACAGGAAGTGGTAAAAGTACAACTCTTTATTCTATAATAAAAGAGTTAAATAGTGAAGATAAAAAGATAATTACAGTTGAAGATCCAGTTGAATATAAAATAGAGCAAGTTCAACAAGTAAATGTAAATGAATCTTTAAATTTGGATTTTCAAACTATTTTACGAAATATATTAAGGCAAGACCCTGATGTGATTTTAATAGGAGAAATAAGAGATTCTTATTCTTTAAGAATCGCATTACAAGCTTCCTTAACAGGTCACTTAGTCTTAGCCTCAATTCATGCAAATTCAAGTATTGATACAGTATCAAGACTTTTAGACTTAAATGCTGATAATTATCTTCTTGCTAGTACTTTAAAGTATATTATTTCTCAAAGATTAATATTAAAACTATGTGAATATTGTAAAGGAACAACTTGTGAAAAGTGTAACTATAAAGGCTTTTATGGAAGAACAAATATTGCAGAATCTTTAAAGATTGATGAAGCAATTAAAAAAATATTAGTAGAAAAGAAATCCACAATTCATATAAAAGAGTACTTAGAAAATAAAAATTATAAAACAATTTTAGATGATGGCTTAGCTAAGGTATCTTTAGGTCTAAGTACAGAAAAAGAACTTTTTAAAGTGGTAAACTTACAATGA
- the def gene encoding peptide deformylase, giving the protein MIREVLTYPNKLLRTKSSDVEKFDEELHTLLDDMYDTMMAENGVGLAAIQIGIPLNALIINLPNEEDFQDKEDLIEAINPVITHKDGVQVFVEGCLSVPGFNEEVKRAEHIIVEYYNRHGEKLTMECEDFLAVAWQHEMEHLTGHLFIENLSITKRKKFEKEWKKKHKNKN; this is encoded by the coding sequence ATGATTAGAGAAGTTTTAACATATCCAAATAAACTACTTAGAACAAAATCAAGTGATGTAGAGAAGTTCGATGAAGAACTTCATACATTGCTAGATGATATGTATGATACTATGATGGCCGAAAATGGTGTAGGTTTAGCAGCAATTCAAATAGGAATCCCTCTTAATGCCTTAATTATTAATCTTCCAAATGAAGAAGATTTTCAAGATAAAGAAGATTTAATAGAAGCAATTAATCCTGTAATTACTCATAAAGACGGTGTTCAAGTTTTTGTTGAAGGCTGCCTTAGTGTACCAGGTTTTAATGAAGAAGTAAAAAGAGCAGAACATATTATAGTAGAGTACTATAATAGGCATGGTGAAAAGTTAACTATGGAGTGTGAAGATTTTCTTGCAGTTGCTTGGCAACATGAGATGGAACATTTAACTGGACATTTATTTATAGAAAACTTATCGATTACTAAGCGAAAAAAGTTTGAAAAAGAGTGGAAGAAAAAACACAAAAATAAAAACTAA